In a single window of the Drosophila miranda strain MSH22 chromosome XL, D.miranda_PacBio2.1, whole genome shotgun sequence genome:
- the LOC108153685 gene encoding coactosin-like protein: MSDGIEVEQIVESKPKRMPLATSLDKDAIREAYEDVRSDLTDTEWAVFKFDGPQIIVHGRGQCFEEFRQQFGDSERAFGYIRIQMGDEMSKRKKFIFLTWIGQEVGVIQRAKMSTDKAIIKDVLNNFAVELQAGVEPELDIGLFREALNRAGGANYGTGIRDN; this comes from the exons ATGTCGGACGGCATCGAGGTTGAGCAGATCGTGGAGAGCAAGCCGAAAAGG ATGCCACTGGCAACGTCGCTGGACAAGGACGCCATTCGCGAGGCCTACGAGGACGTACGCTCTGATCTCACAGACACCGAGTGGGCGGTCTTCAAATTCGATGGGCCACAGATCATTGTCCATGGACGGGGCCAATGTTTCGAGGAGTTTCGCCAACAGTTCGGCGACTCGGAGCGTGCCTTCGGGTACATACGCATACAGATGGGCGATGAGATGTCCAAGCGCAAAAAGTTCATATTCCTCACGTGGATTGGCCAGGAGGTGGGCGTCATTCAGCGGGCCAAAATGTCCACGGACAAGGCCATCATCAAGGATGTGCTCAAT AACTTTGCTGTGGAACTGCAGGCGGGCGTGGAGCCAGAGCTGGATATTGGCCTCTTTCGCGAGGCCCTGAACCGAGCCGGTGGTGCCAACTATGGAACGGGTATCCGGGACAATTAG
- the LOC108165106 gene encoding gastrin/cholecystokinin type B receptor produces MYPYSAEDAAQTVMAAAAAYRALLDYYANAPSAAGHIVSLTLVPFNDTAASPSYAGGVSGGGNNTDSVFEDGLGSGNVFGNQRLEQEAAGTSYGFGDSSGSGFGSGFSGNTSPSLSPSPSPGSISGGGSSSTTTSTTEMPVWLIPSYSVILLFAVLGNLLVISTLVQNRRMRTITNVFLLNLAISDMLLGVLCMPVTLVGTLLRNFIFGEFLCKLFQFSQAASVAVSSWTLVAISCERYYAICHPLRSRSWQTISHAYKIIGFIWLGGILCMTPIAVFSQLIPTSRPGYCKCRETWPDQGYEQFYNILLDFMLLVLPLLVLCVAYILITRTLYVGMAKDSSRIMAMQQTATAAGPTTAPSTGVVAAGGAAAAGPSSNSSNSCILVLTASTVYNESSNNNNGAAAAAPSPAPAPATATTRTTTTTTTTATLTTRASTSAMSKTTSTTTTTVTLAKMSSPSMRVQDAALRRSNEAKTLESKKRVVKMLFVLVLEFFICWTPLYVINTLSMFIGQALYEYIDYTSISYLQLLAYSSSCCNPITYCFMNASFRRAFVDTFKGMPWRRAGTGAAGGIALSASQVANNNPNALNANPGQAMGMGTWRTRSRHDPLNSVVHTSSATAADSPRL; encoded by the exons ATGTACCCGTACAGTGCGGAGGATGCTGCCCAAACGGTCatggcagcggcggctgcgTACAGGGCGCTGCTCGACTATTACGCCAACGCCCCCAGTGCGGCGGGTCACATCGTTTCGCTGACCCTGGTCCCGTTCAACGATACTGCAGCATCACCCTCGTACGCGGGCGGAGtcagcggcggcggcaacaACACCGACAGCGTCTTTGAGGATGGCCTGGGGTCAGGAAATGTGTTTGGAAACCAACGCCTGGAGCAAGAGGCAGCAGGCACGAGCTATGGCTTTGGGGACAGCTCTGGCTCaggctttggctctggcttcAGTGGCAATACCAGCCCCAGcctcagccccagccccagcccaggatccaTCTCGggaggcggcagcagcagcaccaccaccagcaccacgGAGATGCCCGTCTGGCTGATACCCAGCTACAGCGTGATTCTGCTGTTCGCCGTGCTGGGCAATCTGCTGGTCATCTCCACTTTGGTGCAGAACCGCCGGATGCGGACCATCACCAATGTCTTTCTGCTGAACCTGGCCATTTCGGACATGCTTCTGGGCGTGCTCTGCATGCCCGTCACGCTGGTGGGCACACTCCTTCGCAACTTCATCTTTGGGGAGTTCCTCTGCAAGCTGTTCCAGTTCTCGCAGG CTGCCTCCGTGGCCGTGTCCTCGTGGACCCTTGTGGCGATCTCCTGCGAGCGCTACTACGCCATCTGCCATCCGCTGCGCTCGCGATCCTGGCAGACCATCAGCCATGCCTACAAGATAATCGGATTCATTTGGCTCGGGGGGATCCTGTGCATGACGCCGATAGCCGTCTTCAGTCAATTGATACCAACCAGTCGGCCAG GATACTGCAAGTGCCGGGAGACATGGCCTGATCAGGGCTACGAGCAGTTCTACAACATCCTGCTGGACTTCATGCTGCTCGTCCTGCCCCTGCTGGTGCTCTGCGTGGCCTACATCCTCATCACCCGCACCCTCTACGTGGGCATGGCCAAGGACAGCAGCAGGATAATGGCCATGCAGCAGACGGCCACGGCAGCAGGCCCAACCACAGCCCCATCCACCGGGGTAGTGGCTGCCGGgggagctgcagcagctggGCCCAGCAGCAatagcagcaacagctgcaTCCTGGTGCTGACCGCCAGCACAGTCTACAACG agagcagcaacaacaacaatggcGCCGCAGCCGCAGCTCCTTCGCCTGCGCCTgccccagcaacagcaacaacgagaacgacaacgacaacgacaacgaccgCGACACTAACTACGAGAGCATCAACGTCAGCTATGAGCAAAACGACAAGCACAACCACAACGACGGTGACGCTGGCCAAGATGTCCTCGCCCAGCATGCGGGTCCAAGACGCTGCTCTTCGCAG ATCAAACGAAGCAAAGACTCTGGAGAGCAAGAAGCGAGTCGTGAAGATGCTGTTCGTCCTGGTGCTGGAGTTCTTCATCTGCTGGACGCCACTGTACGTGATCAACACGCTGAGCATGTTCATCGGACAGGCGCTGTATGAGTATATCGACTACACCTCCATAAGCTACCTACAGCTGCTGGCATactcctccagctgctgcaATCCGATCACTTACTGCTTCATGAACGCGAGCTTCCGGCGCGCATTCGTCGACACCTTCAAGGGCATGCCCTGGCGGcgggctgggactggggccGCGGGCGGCATTGCCTTATCCGCCAGCCAAGTGGCGAACAACAACCCCAATGCCCTCAATGCCAATCCTGGCCAAGCCATGGGCATGGGCACCTGGCGAACACGTTCGCGCCACGACCCACTAAATTCGGTGGTGCACACCAGCAGCGCCACGGCGGCTGACAGTCCACGGCTCTAG